In a genomic window of Phycodurus eques isolate BA_2022a chromosome 2, UOR_Pequ_1.1, whole genome shotgun sequence:
- the cilp gene encoding LOW QUALITY PROTEIN: cartilage intermediate layer protein 1 (The sequence of the model RefSeq protein was modified relative to this genomic sequence to represent the inferred CDS: deleted 1 base in 1 codon) encodes MLLRILLFIVGISQATVFSAQGLWRSEDSSTSVTHSHDNYEWTTWFNVDHPGGRGDYEQLDAIRYYYRAKVCETPRALEARTTDWVPARETGEKVHADPTVGFWCLNEEQGSERNCSNYAVRFLCPKGNSLNFQNTWSPWSDWGPCPALCGQVGFQIRSRSCSSRSMLCNGPKVERKECHGPECLTDCSLHCVMGKVNAECDTCMCDEHILLGSVRGSGGLIAEGAAILGSNKLLTLTDHNGHFRIPGLCPDGNTTLTIRLQGHATLSVIVPKSSDRTTVLSVQLKRTEKLHVLSNPDSKARREGQTTAFCCNVAGTPQPDKYQWFHNNTLLETKSESTLVLKDLHPEQAGEYYCKASGQSGAIKTKAAMLKIIDKNSYSCNPKPESHFIRLPHDCYQNSTNSIYYDVGKCPSSTCVGQLDNGIRCKDKVTYCCSVAKMEEMHLTCQGYQLPAKVVTECGCQKCVDTKAIVHGRAVAADNGEPMRFGHIFMNGVRISRTGYKGTFTIHVPPETERFVLTFVDNMNNFINTTKVLPFNAKGGAVYHEIKLLRKKVPVTISSLETNTLELGEVEGQEPVAHIQIPPNSFYKENGEVFVGDVNASVTFLDPRDVSTAAAAQSDLNFVGNEGDTLPLRTYGMFSVDFRGGETNEPLNAGEVKVFLDSAQVTMPEHLGTMKLWSLNPDTGLWEEEGSLKVEKKSRGKREERTFLIGNMDIRERRLFNLDVPENRRCYVKVRAFRGERFMPSEQVEGVVMSLINMEPTAGYSSNPRAWGRFDSVITGPNGACLPAFCDEQKADAYSAYVMANLGGEELEAVPSTPKLSPNLIGVAQPYLGRLNYKRTDHENPRLKKTAFSINLAKPSPNTAEEANGPVYAFEKLKECEEAPFSAAHFRFSRVEGDRYDYNTVPFNEDDPMSWTEDYLSWWPKPMEYRACYIKVKTNSPHEINVRSHNMGGTHPKTVGQLYGLRDIRSIRDMEQTGVSAVCLEFKCSGMLYDQERVDRTLVKVIPQGSCKRDHVNPLLQEYLVNHLPLAVNNDTNEFTMLAPLDPLGHNYGIYTVTDQDPRTAKEIALGRCFDGTSDGTSRVMKSKEGVALTFTCGAREVTHQSVFQALQSSQGQIATSVGRSEGRQNRRRQRANTSRNSQRHSTRDPKGRGTKTRS; translated from the exons ATGCTACTAAGGATACTCCTTTTCATTGTGGGAATCAGCCAAGCTACAGTTTTTTCAGCTCAAG GACTATGGAGAAGCGAAGATTCCAGCACTTCTGTAACCCACTCTCACG ACAACTACGAATGGACCACATGGTTCAATGTGGACCATCCCGGAGGCCGTGGAGACTACGAGCAGCTGGATGCCATTCGCTATTACTATCGGGCCAAAGTGTGTGAGACTCCACGGGCGCTGGAGGCCAGAACCACTGATTGGGTCCCAGCCCGTGAAACTGGAGAGAAGGTGCATGCAGACCCAACTGTGGGCTTCTGGTGCCTCAATGAAGAGCAAGGTTCAGAACGGAACTGTTCCAACTATGCTGTCCGATTTCTTTGTCCTAAAG GTAACAGCCTAAACTTTCAGAATACATGGAGTCCGTGGTCAGACTGGGGTCCATGTCCTGCCCTCTGTGGTCAAGTGGGCTTCCAAATACGCTCCAGAAGCTGTAGTTCTCGCTCAATGCTTTGCAATGGACCAAAGGTAGAAAGGAAAGAATGTCATGGACCAGAGTGTCTGACAG ATTGCTCCCTACATTGTGTAATGGGGAAGGTAAATGCAGAGTGTGACACATGCATGTGTGACGAGCACATCCTGTTGGGCTCTGTTCGCGGTTCTGGCGGTCTCATTGCTGAGGGGGCTGCAATACTTGGCTCGAACAAACTCCTCACCCTCACAGACCACAATGGACACTTTCGTATTCCTGGGCTCTGCCCTGATGGCAACACTACATTGACAATCAGACTGCAAGGCCATGCCACCCTTAGTGTCATTGTTCCCAAGAGCTCTGACCGTACCACAGTCCTCAGTGTACAGCTCAAAAGAACCG AGAAGCTTCATGTGCTGAGCAACCCTGATAGCAAGGCCAGGAGAGAGGGTCAAACTACTGCCTTCTGCTGTAATGTGGCTGGAACACCACAACCAGACAAGTACCAATG GTTCCATAACAACACCCTCTTAGAGACAAAATCTGAGAGTACCTTGGTTCTTAAAGATCTGCATCCTGAGCAAGCTGGAGAGTACTATTGCAAAGCAAGTGGTCAGTCTGGGGCCATTAAGACCAAAGCAGCCATGCTCAAAATCATtg ACAAAAATAGCTATTCATGCAATCCCAAGCCTGAATCCCATTTCATACGACTTCCACATGACTGCTACCAAAACAGCACAAACTCAATCTACTACGATGTGGGCAAATGCCCTTCCAGCACATGCGTTGGGCAATTGGACAATGGTATCAGATGCAAAGACAAAGTGACTTACTGCTGCAGTGTGGCAAAGATGGAGGAAATGCACCTGACATGCCAGGGCTACCAACTACCCGCAAAGGTAGTTACTGAATGCGGCTGTCAGAAATGTGTCGACACCAAGGCTATTGTGCATGGTAGAGCTGTGGCTGCAGACAATGGTGAGCCAATGAGATTTGGCCACATCTTTATGAATGGTGTAAGAATTAGCCGAACAGGCTACAAAGGTACCTTCACCATCCACGTTCCTCCTGAAACAGAGAGGTTCGTCCTGACGTTTGTGGACAACATGAATAATTTCATCAACACAACAAAGGTACTTCCATTCAATGCCAAAGGAGGTGCTGTTTACCATGAAATTAAACTTCTA CGAAAGAAAGTTCCTGTGACTATAAGTTCCTTAGAAACCAACACTCTTGAACTTGGGGAAGTAGAGGGCCAGGAGCCAGTGGCTCACATTCAGATTCCCCCCAATTCCTTCTATAAGGAGAATGGAGAAGTGTTTGTGGGTGACGTAAATGCTAGTGTAACATTTCTTGATCCCAGAGATGTTTCCACAGCAGCTGCAGCCCAAAGTGATCTCAACTTTGTAGGGAATGAAGGAGATACCTTGCCACTGAGAACCTATGGGATGTTCTCGGTTGACTTCAGAGGTGGAGAAACCAATGAGCCCTTGAATGCAGGTGAGGTGAAGGTGTTCCTAGATTCTGCCCAGGTGACTATGCCTGAACACCTTGGAACCATGAAGCTGTGGTCACTCAACCCCGATACAGGCCtgtgggaggaggagggaagtctGAAGGTTGAAAAGAAATCAAGAGGAAAAAGGGAAGAGAGAACTTTTCTGATTGGGAACATGGATATCAGAGAGCGGCGACTTTTTAACCTGGACGTCCCAGAGAACCGTAGGTGTTATGTGAAAGTAAGGGCCTTCCGCGGTGAACGTTTCATGCCCAGTGAACAGGTTGAGGGTGTTGTAATGAGTCTCATAAACATGGAGCCCACAGCTGGCTATTCCTCTAACCCTCGTGCTTGGGGACGTTTTGACAGTGTCATCACTGGCCCTAATGGTGCATGTCTTCCTGCCTTCTGCGATGAGCAAAAGGCAGATGCCTACTCTGCATATGTCATGGCCAACCTTGGAGGCGAGGAACTCGAGGCTGTCCCTTCTACTCCCAAACTCAGTCCAAACCTCATTGGAGTGGCTCAGCCATACTTGGGCAGGCTGAACTACAAGCGCACTGACCATGAAAACCCCAGACTGAAGAAGACAGCATTTAGCATCAATTTGGCAAAACCAAGTCCGAACACAGCTGAAGAGGCCAACGGACCAGTGTACGCATTTGAAAAACTGAAAGAATGTGAAGAGGCACCATTCAGTGCTGCACATTTCCGCTTCTCACGAGTGGAAGGAGATCGTTACGATTACAACACGGTGCCATTCAATGAGGATGACCCCATGAGCTGGACAGAGGATTACCTCAGTTGGTGGCCGAAGCCGATGGAATACCGTGCCTGCTACATCAAAGTCAAAACCAACAGCCCACATGAGATTAATGTGCGGTCCCATAACATGGGGGGCACTCACCCAAAGACAGTGGGCCAGCTGTATGGTCTCCGAGATATCCGAAGTATACGTGACATGGAACAGACGGGAGTGTCAGCCGTGTGCCTGGAGTTCAAGTGCAGTGGGATGCTGTATGATCAGGAACGCGTTGATCGCACATTGGTGAAGGTGATCCCACAGGGTAGCTGTAAAAGGGATCATGTCAACCCATTACTCCAGGAGTACCTGGTGAACCACTTGCCACTAGCCGTCAACAATGACACAAATGAGTTCACTATGCTGGCACCTCTTGACCCTCTCGGCCATAACTACGGAATCTATACAGTAACAGATCAGGATCCACGCACAGCCAAAGAAATTGCTCTCGGACGCTGCTTTGATGGCACCTCAGACGGCACTTCTCGTGTCATGAAGAGCAAGGAGGGTGTCGCGCTGACATTTACTTGTGGAGCTCGCGAGGTTACACATCAAAGTGTCTTCCAGGCCCTGCAGAGCTCTCAAGGCCAGATAGCCACTAGTGTGGGGAGAAGTGAAGGGAGACAAAACCGGCGTCGGCAAAGGGCCAATACTTCGCGCAACAGTCAAAGACACAGCACCAGAGATCCTAAAGGAAGAGGCACAAAAACCAGAAGTTAA